One stretch of Arachis duranensis cultivar V14167 chromosome 1, aradu.V14167.gnm2.J7QH, whole genome shotgun sequence DNA includes these proteins:
- the LOC107465192 gene encoding ribonucleoside-diphosphate reductase small chain A yields the protein MGSLDNVADKPTKQEQEQEQEQEQEPILKEQTQRFCMFPIRYKQLWEMYKKAEASFWTAEEVDLSYDVQHWETLSDSEKHFITHVLAFFAASDGIVLENLAARFLNDVQIPEARAFYGFQIAMENIHSEMYSLLLETYIKDSKEKHRLFNAIENLPCVARKATWAVNWIHSSHSFAERLVAFACVEGIFFSGSFCAIFWLKKRGLMPGLTFSNELISRDEGLHCDFACLLYSLLRKQLDSEKVHKLVDDAVEIETEFVCDALPCALIGMNSELMSQYIKFVADRLLVALGYEKKYNVDNPFDWMEFISLQGKTNFFERRVGDYQKASVMSSLQDSGKNFVFKLDEDF from the exons ATGGGGTCTTTGGATAACGTAGCCGACAAACCAACAAAAcaggaacaagaacaagaacaagaacaggAACAGGAACCCATACTGAAGGAACAAACGCAGCGGTTTTGTATGTTCCCCATTCGGTACAAGCAACTCTGGGAGATGTATAAGAAGGCCGAAGCCAGTTTCTGGACCG CCGAAGAGGTTGATCTGTCCTATGACGTGCAACATTGGGAAACTTTGTCGGATTCTGAGAAGCACTTCATAACTCATGTCCTAGCTTTTTTCGCTGCATCTGATGGAATTGTATTGGAGAATTTGGCCGCAAGGTTTCTGAATGATGTTCAGATTCCAGAg GCTCGGGCATTCTATGGGTTTCAAATAGCAATGGAAAATATTCATTCTG AGATGTACAGCTTGCTATTGGAGACATATATTAAAGATTCAAAAGAGAAGCATAGACTATTCAATGCAATTGAAAATCTTCCTTGTGTTGCAAGGAAAGCAACGTGGGCAGTAAATTGGATTCATAg TTCTCATTCATTTGCAGAGAGACTTGTTGCTTTTGCATGTGTTGAAGGGATATTTTTCTCTGGAAG CTTCTGTGCTATATTCTGGCTTAAAAAGAGAGGATTAATGCCAGGTTTGACATTTTCAAATGAGCTAATATCTAGAGATGAGGGGCTTCATTGTGACTTTGCTTGCCTTCTGTACAG TTTGTTACGGAAGCAGCTAGATTCTGAAAAGGTTCATAAGCTTGTAGATGATGCTGTTGAAATCGAAACCGAGTTTGTGTGCGATGCCCTGCCTTGTGCATTGATTGGAATGAACTCAGAGCTCATGAGTCAGTACATAAAATTTGTTGCAGACAGGCTATTG GTTGCCTTGGGGTACGAGAAAAAGTACAATGTAGACAATCCCTTTGATTGGATGGAGTTTATTTCCTTGCA AGGAAAGACTAACTTCTTTGAGAGAAGAGTGGGTGATTATCAGAAGGCATCTGTAATGTCAAGCCTCCAAGATAGTGGGAAGaactttgttttcaagcttGACGAGGACTTCTAA
- the LOC107465201 gene encoding mediator of RNA polymerase II transcription subunit 33A yields MELCGGMRPWGEVVVEVTKAAQKKETDAVLWAVEVYSNLKTAGESLPSLELAEVLVSYICWDNNVPILWKFLEKALLLNFVPPIFLLSLLSLRVIPCRRSQPAAYRLYLELLRRHAFQLKSHINTPSYPKIMKSIDDVLHLSQIFGTSQSEPGVLVVEFVFSIVWQLLDASLDDEGLLELTPEKKSRWGALYQEMEWDENYSNKKTEFHEQLQNANTLAAVEIIGKFMQDKVSSRILCLARRNLPAHWFSFVQRLQLLAANSSALRNSETLSPEALLQLTSDKYMVLTRECKTSSQQKFHAVMGFEYLSSSASLCHGASHSAIWIPLDLVLEDAMDGYQVSTTSGIEIISGLVRTLRAINGTSWHDTFLGLWLAALRLVQRERDPIEGPMPRLDTRLCMLLGIIPIVIADLIEEEERTPVDETDTGPTDQWKEERVPGKCLNGLVSSLQVLSNYHSLLTPPQSVVAYANQAAAKAMLFVSGITPGSAYFDCLGMKEMPIDCSGNMHHLIVEACIARGLLDTSAYLWPGYVNGRINQLPQCMQAQVPGWASFMKGAPLTSVMANALVSSPASSLAELEKIFKVATGGSEDEKIFAASILCGASLIRGWNIQEHTVQFIIRLLSPSKPAENTEGYNHLINYARLINVVIVGIAPVDCVQIFSLHGLVPTLACSLMPICEVFGSCVPNVSWKLTSGEEISAHAVFSNAFILLLRLWRFDRPPLEHGIGDVPTVGSQLTPEYLLLVRNSHLMSASSVHKDRNRMIASLSSPNSVFVDSFPKLKAWYRQHQACIASTLSGLVHGTPFHQIVEGLLNMMTKKINRGNQNSITISGSSSSSGPGNDDASLRPKLPAWDILEAIPFVVDAALTACAHGRLSPRELAIGLKDLADFLPASLASIVSYFSAEVTRGVWKPVFMNGTDWPSPAANLLIVEEEIKKIVAATGVRVPSLAPGGSSPATLPLPLAAFVSLTITYKLDRAAERFLNLAGPALESLAASCPWPCMPIVGSLWTQKAKRWTDFLIFSASRTVFLHNTDAVVQLLKSCFTATLGMNSYPLSSNGGVGALLGHGFKSHLCGGICPVAPGILYLRVYRSVRDVVFLTEEILSILMHSVREIVSSGLPREKLEKLKATKGGTKYGQVSLAASMTQVKLAASLAASLVWLSGGLMLVQLLMKETLPSWFISVHRSQMEEKSDGMVAMLGGYALAYFAVLCGAFAWGVDSSSSASKRRPHILGIHMEFLASALDGKISLGCDSATWRAYVSGFVSLMIGCTPIWVLEVDVDVLKRLSNGLRQLYEEELALALLGCGGIGTMSIAAELIIDSEI; encoded by the exons ATGGAGCTGTGCGGAGGAATGAGGCCGTGGGGAgaggtggtggtggaggtgACGAAGGCGGCGCAGAAAAAGGAGACCGATGCGGTGCTGTGGGCGGTTGAGGTGTACTCAAATCTGAAGACGGCTGGAGAGTCCCTCCCCTCCTTGGAGCTGGCGGAGGTGCTAGTCTCCTACATATGCTGGGACAACAATGTTCCAATTCTCTGGAAGTTTCTAGAAAAAGCCCTTCTTCTCAACTTCGTTCCACCGattttccttctctctcttctatctCTCAG GGTTATTCCATGTAGACGCTCTCAACCTGCCGCCTATAGACTCTACTTGGAACTTCTCAGAAGACATGCTTTTCAGCTTAAATCTCACATTAACACACCGAGTTATCCAAA GATCATGAAATCTATTGATGATGTTCTTCATCTTTCGCAAATATTTGGAACTTCACAAAGTGAGCCTGGAGTTCTCGTGGTTGAATTTGTTTTCTCGATTGTTTGGCAGCTGCTTGATGCATCGTTGGATGACGAGGGATTGCTGGAACTCACTCCTGAAAAGAAGTCCAGATGGGGAGCACTGTACCAAGAAATGGAATGGGATGAAAATTATAGCAATAAGAAGACTGAGTTTCATGAACAGTTGCAAAATGCAAATACTCTTGCGGCTGTTGAGATTATTGGGAAATTTATGCAGGACAAAGTATCTTCAAGGATTCTTTGCTTGGCTCGTCGTAACTT GCCTGCACACTGGTTTAGCTTTGTTCAGCGTCTGCAGCTCCTGGCAGCAAATTCATCAGCATTGAGGAATTCAGAAACTTTGAGTCCTGAAGCACTTCTGCAATTGACTTCAGATAAGTATATGGTGTTGACTAGAGAATGCAAAACAAGTTCACAGCAAAAGTTCCATGCAGTCATGGGTTTTGAATATCTTTCTTCCTCTGCTTCACTCTGCCATGGTGCTAGTCATTCTGCTATTTGGATTCCTCTTGATCTGGTACTGGAAGATGCCATGGATGGCTATCAAGTTAGCACAACAAGTGGTATCGAAATAATTAGTG GTTTGGTACGGACACTACGAGCAATAAATGGCACGTCTTGGCATGACACATTTTTAGGTCTTTGGTTAGCAGCTCTTCGTCTTGTGCAGAGG GAAAGGGATCCTATTGAGGGTCCTATGCCTCGTCTTGATACTCGCTTATGCATGCTCTTGGGTATTATACCTATTGTTATTGCTGATCTTATTGAGGAGGAGGAAAGGACACCAGTTGATGAAACAGACACTGGACCTACCGATCAATGGAAAGAGGAAAGGGTACCAGGAAAGTGTCTCAATGGTTTAGTATCAAGTCTACAGGTTTTAAGCAATTATCATAGCTTGCTCACTCCACCTCAATCTGTTGTTGCTTATGCTAACCAAGCTGCTGCAAAAGCAATGCTATTTGTTTCTGGAATCACACCAGGAAGTGCATATTTTGATTGCCTTGGGATGAAGGAGATGCCTATTGACTGTT CTGGAAACATGCATCATCTGATAGTTGAGGCATGCATTGCTCGCGGCCTACTCGACACATCTGCATATTTATGGCCAGGTTATGTGAATGGACGAATCAATCAATTGCCTCAGTGCATGCAAGCTCAAGTACCTGGGTGGGCATCATTTATGAAGGGAGCACCTCTTACCTCAGTGATGGCAAATGCTCTGGTTTCAAGTCCTGCTTCAAG CTTAGCAGAATTGGAGAAAATATTCAAAGTTGCAACCGGAGGATCAGAAGATGAAAAGATATTTGCTGCTTCCATTCTTTGCGGGGCTTCACTAATTCGGGGATGGAATATACAG GAACACACTGTTCAGTTTATCATCAGGTTATTATCTCCATCAAAGCCAGCTGAGAACACTGAAGGATATAATCATTTGATTAATTATGCTCGGCTGATAAACGTAGTAATAGTTGGAATTGCACCTGTTGATTGTGTTCAAATATTTTCACTACATGGCTTG GTTCCAACGCTTGCATGTTCCTTGATGCCAATCTGTGAAGTTTTTGGGTCTTGTGTCCCTAATGTCTCATGGAAACTAACATCAGGGGAAGAAATATCTGCTCATGCTGTGTTTTCCAATgcattcattcttcttttgaGACTGTGGAGGTTTGATCGTCCTCCTCTTGAACATGGAATTGGAGATGTACCAACTGTTGGTTCTCAATTAACTCCTGAATACCTATTATTGGTACGAAATTCCCACTTAATGTCGGCCAGTAGTGTCCACAAAGATAGAAATCGAATGATTGCAAGTTTATCATCACCAAATTCTGTATTTGTTGACTCTTTTCCTAAATTGAAAGCCTGGTATCGGCAGCATCAAGCGTGTATAGCTTCAACACTCTCAGGTCTTGTCCATGGAACCCCTTTCCATCAGATTGTTGAAGGGCTACTTAACATGATGACCAAAAAGATTAATAGAGGAAATCAGAATTCAATTACAATATCCGGAAGCAGTAGCTCTTCTGGACCTGGGAATGATGATGCCTCTTTAAGGCCAAAATTGCCTGCTTGGGATATTCTGGAAGCAATTCCCTTTGTAGTTGATGCCGCTCTCACTGCGTGTGCACATGGAAGATTATCTCCACGTGAGTTAGCAATAG GGCTTAAAGATTTAGCTGATTTTCTTCCTGCATCTCTGGCCTCCATAGTAAGTTACTTCTCTGCAGAAGTAACTCGTGGCGTTTGGAAACCTGTATTTATGAATGGAACAGATTGGCCAAGTCCTGCTGCAAATCTACTGATTGTTGAGGAAGAGATCAAGAAAATTGTAGCTGCAACTGGTGTTCGTGTGCCGAGTCTAGCTCCAG GAGGAAGCTCTCCTGCCACGCTTCCATTGCCCTTGGCTGCCTTTGTGAGCCTTACTATTACCTACAAACTAGACAGAGCTGCGGAGCGTTTTCTTAATTTAGCTGGCCCAGCACTCGAGTCCCTTGCTGCAAGTTGTCCATGGCCTTGCATGCCAATTGTGGGTTCCTTGTGGACACAAAAGGCAAAACGTTGGACTGACTTCCTTATCTTCTCAGCATCAAGAACGGTTTTCCTCCACAACACTGACGCAGTTGTCCAACTCCTTAAAAGCTGCTTCACAGCTACCCTTGGTATGAACAGCTATCCTTTATCATCCAATGGTGGTGTTGGAGCTCTCCTTGGCCATGGATTTAAATCCCATTTATGTGGAGGGATTTGCCCTGTAGCTCCCGGAATTCTCTATCTACGTGTCTATCGATCAGTTAGAGATGTCGTGTTCCTGACTGAAGAGATTCTCTCAATCTTGATGCACTCGGTGAGGGAAATTGTATCCAGTGGCCTTCCAAGGGAAAAATTGGAAAAGTTGAAAGCAACCAAAGGTGGCACAAAATATGGACAGGTTTCACTTGCTGCATCGATGACCCAGGTGAAGCTTGCAGCTTCCCTAGCAGCTTCTCTAGTGTGGTTATCAGGAGGGTTAATGCTGGTTCAACTACTAATGAAAGAAACTCTTCCTTCATGGTTTATATCTGTTCACCGATCTCAGATGGAAGAGAAATCAGATGGAATGGTTGCAATGCTTGGTGGATATGCACTTGCTTACTTTGCAGTACTCTGCGGGGCTTTTGCCTGGGGGGTTGATTCATCTTCATCTGCTTCAAAGCGACGTCCACACATATTAGGCATCCACATGGAGTTTCTCGCAAGTGCACTAGATGGTAAGATATCGCTCGGGTGTGATTCGGCTACTTGGCGAGCCTATGTGTCTGGGTTTGTGAGCCTGATGATCGGTTGCACGCCAATTTGGGTGCTAGAAGTGGATGTAGATGTGTTAAAGAGACTAAGCAATGGGCTGAGGCAACTGTATGAGGAAGAACTTGCTCTTGCCTTATTGGGTTGTGGTGGGATTGGGACAATGAGCATTGCAGCAGAGCTTATCATTGACAGTGAAATCTGA